In Nymphaea colorata isolate Beijing-Zhang1983 chromosome 3, ASM883128v2, whole genome shotgun sequence, a genomic segment contains:
- the LOC116249723 gene encoding protein PHOSPHATE STARVATION RESPONSE 3-like, producing the protein MKQQHPSMLHEDKSSEFISISHKCHGKKQFSTGDVALHPGSVGIRAPTSATGSTKQRLRWTPDLHDRFVEAIAQLGGPDRATPKGVLKFMGVQGITIFHVKSHLQKYRLAKYIPDSSNGGKSNIMKEVEVAKDNDSHHGDEINEAVQMQMEVQKRLHEQLEVQRHLQMRIEAQNRYLQKIIEEQQQQNRQQDSPAERSLPSAMRTVNLVDGTDNEFAVNMIPRWQGQTDDLRTESHFRPKEKSPVDLFELAPKRPKSSIEGAETRVGAFVAKSPDSANKHPPLMSSSEMEAFLKRL; encoded by the exons ATGCTTCATGAAGATAAAAGTTCAGAATTCATTTCCATTTCTCATAAGTGCCATGGGAAAAAACAGTTCTCGACAGGAGATGTTGCTCTTCATCCAGGTTCAGTTGGAATTCGTGCTCCAACAAGTGCAACAGGTTCAACTAAACAACGTCTTCGTTGGACACCTGATCTCCACGATCGATTTGTCGAGGCCATTGCACAACTTGGAGGGCCCGATA GGGCAACACCTAAGGGTGTGCTGAAGTTCATGGGTGTTCAGGGGATCACAATATTCCATGTTAAGAGCCACTTGCAG AAGTATCGGCTGGCAAAGTATATTCCAGATTCATCAAATG GAGGAAAGTCAAATATTATGAAAGAAGTGGAAGTTGCTAAAGATAATGACTCACACCA TGGAGATGAGATCAATGAAGCAGTTCAGATGCAGATGGAGGTTCAGAAGAGGTTGCACGAACAACTAGAG GTGCAGAGACACTTGCAGATGCGTATTGAAGCACAGAACAGATATTTGCAGAAAATAATAGAGGAGCAGCAACAGCAGAACAGGCAACAAGATTCACCTGCAGAAAGAAGTCTTCCTTCTGCAATGAGAACTGTAAATCTAGTTGACGGCACAGACAATGAGTTTGCAGTTAACATGATTCCTAGATGGCAAGGCCAAACAGATGATCTGAGAACTGAGTCTCATTTCAGGCCTAAGGAGAAATCCCCAGTTGATCTCTTTGAATTGGCGCCTAAACGACCCAAGTCAAGCATTGAAGGTGCAGAAACTAGAGTCGGTGCTTTTGTAGCCAAGAGTCCAGACTCTGCCAACAAGCACCCTCCTCTCATGTCATCATCTGAAATGGAAGCATTCCTCAAGCGGTTGTAA